The sequence TGTTGGTTTAGGAAAACATTATATAGTGTAATTATGACCAGGGATGAAAACTCCGTCCCACCGAATAACATCCCAGAATTCGCAAGGCTCTTCGCAAGAGCCATCTAATTTAGCACCTTGAAGGTTTACTCTAATAAAATGGGTCCAAGTCAAGTTGCATCCATTCGTATTAGCCCCGCTTAGATTGCAGTCAAAAAACCTCGTGCTTTCCAAATCACAAAACGAAAATTTGGCATCTGTGAAGTTACAGTACCAAAAGCGAGCCGCTCGCAACTTACATTGATTCCAGTTGATCCCGCTCAAATTGACATAGTTAAATTGAGCGCCCCTCAAATCAATATTTTGCAGTTCAACTCCGCTCAAGTTAGCATACTCTAAAATGATGTTTTGAAAATCTCGCTCACCAGCCGCATATCGTCTAAGTAATTCTTCTGTTGTAATTCTTTCTTTGTCCATAACTCGACTGCTGTATCTCTTTACACAATCAACAATAGCACTTTTTTGAATACTCTATATTCTGCCGCATCACTCATGCACCGGCATCTGAGTAATCAACTTTGCGAGTGGCTCTCCCAGAACTTACAAAGATTCTTAAAAAACGCAACCGAGTTAGGTAACGATGCAAGAAGTGGGTATCAAGCGCAATCGATCCCAAACCTGGAAAACTTACTTAATGGAGATCTGCCAGATATATCTCCCCAGTACCAATTTTTATCTAACGTGCCAGAGTCTTTAGACAAACAATCGATTAAGAATACATCTCTTGTGCGCTTTCGCGATCCCTTTTGAAAAAGATTGGGGATACAGGCATCGTCTGTATCCGGCGAAAATTTCGGCGGTTATTGACTAGGTTGAAGTGAACAGTAACTCACCCACTTGCCGTTCGGGTGAATAGAATCCTTCATATAACACTCAGGAGCTAGAATTCCCATACGGTTTACCCCCGCCAAATTGCACCGAAGAAATGTCACTTCCAAGATTCTAGCTTTCCTAAAACTAACCTTAGTAAAATCGCAATCGACAAACATACATTGTTGCATCTGCGCTCGATTCCAGTTAACTTTGCTAAAATTACACCTTTCTCTAGGAGAACAAAAGCTACAGCTAGCTTCCCTCATATCAGCCCCACTGAAGTCAACATCAATACACTCATCAGTAGATAGATGGGCACCCCTAAGCTTGGCCCGTTGTAGAACTGCTCCATTTAAGTAAGCACCGCCCAAGTTCGCCCACTCTAAAACTGCTTTACTCAAATTAGTTTCACGCAAACGAGCCCAGCAAAGCACAGCCTCTCTAAGATTGGCTCCACTCAGTAAAGCTTCGTTAAGCCGAGCGCCATGTAAGTTAGCTCCTGCTAAATTGGCTCCGCTGAGATTGGCTCCCATCAAATCAACTTTTTGGAGATTAGCTCCTTCGAGATTGGCCCCACTCAAGTTGATGCCACGCAAAATAGCTCCATCGGGCCAAGAATCTTCTCTGATTTGATATCGTCCGATTAATTCGTCATCATAAGTTTTGATCAGCACTATTCCACTGAGGTCAACGCCCGCAAAATCTCTTTCTCCAGTAGCGTATTTTCTCAGTAATTCTTCAGCATCCATAATTTTCTACCAAATTAATTATTTTATTCTCTATAATACCGTCTTTATCTAAAGGAGGCCAATAGATAAAAAGATGGATAGGTCAAAGCTAAAACGACACACCAAATTTTGATCTCTGTATTCGACACGATTTTACCCAGCAGTCAAAACAGGCGCGGGTTCCACAGTCGCAATGACCCGACAATTAAAGTTACAGAAAATGTCACTTTTGCTGATAATTTTTATCAAAATGTCGCGCCCTTTGAGCAACCTAGAACTGATACTCGTAATGGACGAGCTATTGAAGAAGCAGATTTAAATGTTTCTTTAAATAACAGAGCAGCATTTGCCCTTTATGATACAGAGAATAGTCCACACCGCAAAACTTTAGCTTGGTATGCAGGAACAGCGAATCTTAATGCTACTGAACTGCCACCTCTACAAGATAGAAGTCCGAAAGAAAAAATTTACCGTCGGCTTGGGGATTTAGAAGCGGCAGACCGAATTCCTAATAATGATAAGATTTGGTACACGCCGGATTATCGAGGATATCCTTATATTCACGGGTCTCAAAATGCTCCTTGGGAGGGAATTGGTACGGGTTGGTTTTACTCAGCTTTAGGTGGGGGTAAGGATAAGCGTCAATTCCCTTTACTAGGAGTTCGCACGCCGGTTAATTTTGATAACTCTGCTGAAGCAAGGATGCAGGGAGATTTTGCGGTACCTACTTTATTTAACGGCAATTTTGATGCAATAAGTAGTCGGTTTAGTCAGCAAAATATACCCGGTTGGTCTTTTTATAATGGCCCTCAAAATACTACTCAAAATCTTTCTCAACAACATTTGGTAGAGTGGAGCGAAATTACTTCTCTTGACCCCAATTTTTTGACGGGGGTGGGTTACGATTCGACTCAATCTAATTATGCTTTGAAGTTGTCAAGTGCTGGGCAACAGGAAGCCACACATAATCGCTTTCTGGTGCCCGTGTGAGGTAATTTGTGGTTTGATCTTCATGTTCCGAATCTTAGTGCTGGACAACTCAAGGTTACGCTAGAAGGAAAACCACAAATAATTGATATTATTGGCGATAGCTATTTGAGTTTTTGTTGGAAAATCTAAGCCAAAGTTATTATCCCAGATTTGTTTTCATCATTAACTCAAAAAAAGCTGTCCGCCAATTCTAGCATTCTGTTCGGGATAATGAAACAGCCCTCTCTTGCACGGCCCCTACAGGAATTTTTCAACAGTCAATTGATGTTTATTTTTTCAGTATTTTAACAACTTCCTCCCAAGATACAGGCACCAATACTCACCCAATTACTTGATCCATCTTGCCAATGCTCTTTTTTCCATATTGGGGCATTGTGTTTAAGCGTATCTATTGCAAACCGGCACGCCTCAAAAGCCTCACCCCGATGCGGACACCCCACCGCCACCAACACACTAATTTCGCCTATTTCTAACTTACCCGTCCGATGATGAATCACCACCCGGCGAACATCAGGCCACCGGACTCGTATTTCTGCGGCTATTTGAGCAAACACCCGCAGCGCCATCGGTTCATACGCCTGATACTCCAAAAACACCACCGGCTTACCATCCGTTTGATTCCGCACCGTACCGCTCATCACCACCACTGCCCCATTCCCCGGATCGTCCGCCAGCGCGTACACATCCTGAAGCGACAAAGGCGCAAACGTCATCGCAAAGTTATCACCCGGATAAGAGGTAATTTCACTTAAAAACCGCAACACCGAAACACTCATACTCATCCTTAATTTTAAAATCTTTTTGTTGGCTGGACAAAGCCCACCGGCCCAATGGTGGGAATAATTTCTACTTTTCTGCTTTACCTCCTCCCATCAAATAAAGCAAGGCCATCCGCACCGCCACCCCACTTGTTACCTGTTGCGAAATTAAACTGAATTCCGGGTCATCCATCAAATCCGAAGAAATTTCAACCCCACGATTCACCGGCCCCGGATGCAAAACTTTTACATTAGACTTGCACATTTTCAACCGTTCCCGTGTAATCCCAAAAAGTTGATGATATTCCCGTAAACTCGGCAAAAGATTCTGCTCCATCCGTTCTTTTTGCAGCCGCAAAGTCATCACAAAATCAGCATCTTGTAAAGCCGGCTCGACTGAGTAATGCAAAAATAACTTCCCTGGCCGGTTTTCCCCACATTCCGCAAATAATTGAGGCAACAAAGTCGGAGGCGCCGCCAAATGAACCTCCGCACCACTGGCAGTCAAACTCCAAATATTTGAACGCGCCACCCGCGAATGCAAAATATCGCCAACAATCGCTATCTTTTTTCCTTCCAAAAGTGATAAACGCGGATTGTTACTATCTAAAATACAGCAAATTGTAAATAAATCAAGCAACCCCTGAGACGGGTGTTCATGCTGACCATCACCGGCATTTAAAACCCCAACTTTTGCCCCCAAACGATCCATTTCCATTGCAATTGCTTGAGGAACACCGGCCTGTTTATGACGAATCACCATCATATCCGTCCCCATCGCCAAATAAGTTTTAGCCGTATCTAAAATCGTCTCACCTTTTGTCAAAGAAGAACTAGAAGCAGCAAAATTAAGCGTATCAGCAGAAAGACGTTTTGCCGCTAATTCAAAACTGCTGCGAGTGCGAGTGGAAGGTTCAAAAAATAAATTTGCCACCAGTTGACCTTGTAGCGTTGGGACTTTTTTAAGCCGACGAGATAACACTTCCCTAAAACTCCCTGCCGTTTGTAAAACAGTGTCGTATTCTTGGGAAGAAAAATCAGCTAAAGACAAAACGTGCCGGCGATTCCAAGTAGTTGTAGGCATAAAATAAAAATGAGTCCTTTGTCATTAGTCATTTGTCAATTGTCCTTTGTCGTTTGTGGGAAGATGTTTTTTTTCTAATGACCCATGACCAATGACAATTGACACTTGACCAATGACTAATTATCGAACAATTTGTAGCGCCAGAGAAATCAGCGACAAAAATGTTAAGAACCCAACGGCATCAAGCAGGGTGGTCAACAGTGGGCCGCTGATCAAGGCCGGATCAAGATTAACTCGTTTGAGCCCCATTGGTAACAAAGTTCCCATAGTTGCCGCTACAAAAACATTAATGGCCATCACCAAAGCAGCAACAATCGATACCCAGCGCTCATTGGCCGGCGACCAAATCAGGGAAAGAATCCCCAAAGAAAACCCCAAAGCCAAGGCTGTACCTACACCTGCCAAGAGTTCTTTGCGTAATATCTGCAAGGTATCGCTGGGGGTAACTTCGCCTACTCCTAAGCCGCGTACTGTGACGGAAAGTGCTTGAATGGCGACGTTTCCGCTGGCATTAGACAAAATTGGCATAATAACGGCTAACACCGGCACCACAGAAATCACTTGCTGAAACGGTGCAATGGCGCTGGCGGCACCAATATACAAGCCAATATTCCCAACCAGCCAAGGCAGGCGTTTTTGGATGGTAATGAGGGGAGGAGACAATGCGGCTTCGTCACCGCCGCTGACACCGGCAAGTTTTTGGATGTCTTCGGTGGCTTCTTCTTCGAGGATGTCGATCACATCATCGATAGTCACAATTCCTACGAGCCGTTCTTCTCGATCTACCACCGGCAATGCAATTAAATCATACCGCTTCAACAACCTGGCAACTTCTTCTTGGGGCATTTCTGTCCGCGCTTTAATCACCCTGTCGCTGGCGATATCTTTAATTTTTGCTGTTGGAATTGAAAACAATAATTGCCGCAAAGAAACAACGCTGACTAATTTACGATTGTCATCTGTTACATAGGCATAGTAAATTGATTCTTTGTCTTGGTCGCTTTTACGCATTTTTTCGAGGGCTTCTTGCACCGTCAAGCCTTCGCGCAGGCGCACATATTCGGTCGTCATTACTCGACCGGCGGTGTCTTCGTCATACCCCAAAATAGTTGCTGTTGCTTGCCGTTCGCTGGGGCTGAGTTGTTGCAATAGCCTCTTAACCAAGCGGGCCGGCAGTTCGTCAAATAAGGCTGCCCGGTCGTCTGGGCTCATGGCTTCCATAATTTGACATACTTGCACATCGTGCAAAGCTTCGAGTAGTTCTTCTTGCACTTCTGGCGGCAAGTATTCAAACACATCAATCGCTTGCGCTTTGGAAAGCAGACGAAATGCCAATGCTCGCCGTTCGGGGGGCAGTTCTGCAATATATTCTCCGACATCAACTGCCGGCTGACTGTTTAATTGCAGCTTAAGCTGATTCAGGTCGGCAATGGCGGAAAAAGAAATAGCCTTTTCCTGGGTTAACATTCATCCTCCTATGTCTCCCCCTCGCTGGGAGACAATTTTGGCCACCCAGCTTAGAGGAGTTTATTACTACTGTCTGGTGATGGACTTCGGTCCATAGATTTCAAAAAATGCAACATCGGTTCTGCTACCCGCAGATCCGCTATTTTCAAGGTTATCTCAGTCGGGTGAAATCGACAATCTGTTTTTAGGGCAAAAATATAATTTTGGGGAGTGATATTTTTTATGAAGGCAAAGAAAATTTTAATCACCGGCTTGTTGTTGATATCTGTGGCCGGTTGTGTGCCAGAAACGCAGCAACCACCTGCACCGACACCGACAACACCAGCTACAACGGAACCTTTGAAAGCATCGCCGACGCCGGTTGCCAAACCTACGCCAAGTGAGAAAATGGTATCGGTGATGGTCTATAAGGCGGATAGTGATTGTCAGTCTTTGGTACCAGAAAAAGTTGAGGTGCCGGCAAAGTCTTCGATGGAGGCGGCTGCGGGTAAGGTGGTAGAACGTTACGATACGGGGGATTTTGATGTGGCGGGGTATCGGGTAAGTGTGGATGCAAAAACGGGGGTGGCGACAATTGATTTTAGACTTGCACCAAATTCTAAGCGCCGGTTTGTGTCTTTATCCAGTTGTGAGCAGTTTGCTTTGTTTGGCAGTTTGAAGAAGACTTTAACAAGTAATCCTGCTTGGAAAATTAAAGAAGTTCGTTTTACAGAACGGGGCAAACCAATTGAAATTTAAAGCGCTGTTGGGAGTTTAAAAAGTGTTTTTCCCTAATCACTAATTACCTATCAACCAAATTGTGAAACTGCGGGACAGCGGGTGATATACCAGCGCCAGGGGAATTCTTTTCCTTGGGAAATACCGATGCGGGTAGTTTGGGTGAAGGTGATATTTTGATGGTCGAGATTTTGCTGGAATTCGTTTGTGCGGTGTTCTAACCAAAAAGGTTGTCCGTTGTCTAATTTTGTGCCGTTTAAACTAAGGTCAATTAGCAAGACTTTGCAAAGTTTTCCGGGCCCGGCTGCGGTGCGATGAAGTTTGCGGTTTTTTTGCAAATCTATCCAAGGGGGGAGAGTTTCTAATTGCAAGGCGCGAATTAATACGGCGCTGGGAATGTTTTGTTTATCGGTGACGATGTTGAGGCAATGATACATTCCGTAGATTAAATAAATATATGCTAATCCTGCCGGCCCAAACATTACTTCGTTGCGTTTGCTGCGTTGCCGGTAGGCATGACAGGCGGGATCTTCTGGCCCATAAGCTTCTGTTTCAACAATGGTACCTCGAATTAAAGTCCCGTCGGGAAATTGGCGGACTAAAACGCAACCCAGCAAGTCGGGGGCCACTTCTGTTGATGGACGGGCTAACCATAAATGGTCTACAATCCGGTTAGAATGAGTGGGATTCATGGTGTTTTACACCGGCACCGATGCTGCTTTAAACTTCTATTGTAGCAGGTAGTATAAAGCTGTGGTGGGTGTGCGGATGAATGCGCTTGAATCTGTTGTTTGAAATCAATTTTGGGAAGAACAAATGGACGTTAAATTAATTTTGGTAGTTTTGACTGGTGTGTTTACGGTTGCCTGTCTGTTTTTTGGCACGAAAAACGGTTTCTATGATAGTGATAATTATCATGGAAATGGTTCGGCTCACTAATTAGGTTTGTTTGTTTAGTACAGAGGACACAGAGGATTTTCTCTGTGTTTTTTTGTGTTTATAATTCACTGCAAAACCCCTTTGTGCTGCAACTGAATATACAGGTATTATGGAGGATGCTGACTAGATTGTGAATAATATTTTCTCAAATTTGTGTGATTACACTCAATAGCTAAACAGTGATGCGGGGTATTTCTTAGGACGGCAGGTGTAAGAAACCGGCCCTCTTTATAAAAGCTTTGATAGGATGGAAAAATTATCCCAGAAAAAGTTTCTGGGGTTAGGGTTTCCAATAATAAGTATAAAAAAATTAAGCCTGAGCGAAATAAAACAAACCGGCCACAGTGATAATTCCCACAATTAAAGCCAGCCAAATAAAGCGATTATCTTTTGTGTTGACTTGCGATAAGTCTAACGGTTCGCTTTCCGATTTTTGAGAGCGTTTTCCTGTAGAATTAGAATTACCACCACCGGCCCCTTTCGCATTGTTTTCGCTTCCCTCAAGGCCGGTTAAATCGGGAATTTCAACCAGCCATTCAGGACGACTTCTCAGTTTAGGCGCTTCCAAAATCGAGAGTAAACGTTTACTTTGTTTTCGTGTTTCAATGTGGGGATGGTTATTTAGTACCCTGCATAAAGCAAGCGCTTCTGAACGCTGATCCGCAGCTTCATAAGCCGTAACTAACCAAATTAAAATTTCTCCCCCTAAACGAGAGTTTCGATCCACCAGTTCTCGCGCTTTTTCGAGTTTCTGGACTGATTGCCGGTATTCTCCGCGCTCAAAGGCGACCTTGCCAGCTTGCAATTCAATTTTGGCCTGTTCTAAGATGTCTGAACTCATTTTTAAATTAGATAGATGCTGCACTTA is a genomic window of Ancylothrix sp. D3o containing:
- a CDS encoding GerMN domain-containing protein encodes the protein MKAKKILITGLLLISVAGCVPETQQPPAPTPTTPATTEPLKASPTPVAKPTPSEKMVSVMVYKADSDCQSLVPEKVEVPAKSSMEAAAGKVVERYDTGDFDVAGYRVSVDAKTGVATIDFRLAPNSKRRFVSLSSCEQFALFGSLKKTLTSNPAWKIKEVRFTERGKPIEI
- a CDS encoding pentapeptide repeat-containing protein, which encodes MDKERITTEELLRRYAAGERDFQNIILEYANLSGVELQNIDLRGAQFNYVNLSGINWNQCKLRAARFWYCNFTDAKFSFCDLESTRFFDCNLSGANTNGCNLTWTHFIRVNLQGAKLDGSCEEPCEFWDVIRWDGVFIPGHNYTI
- a CDS encoding aspartate carbamoyltransferase catalytic subunit, coding for MPTTTWNRRHVLSLADFSSQEYDTVLQTAGSFREVLSRRLKKVPTLQGQLVANLFFEPSTRTRSSFELAAKRLSADTLNFAASSSSLTKGETILDTAKTYLAMGTDMMVIRHKQAGVPQAIAMEMDRLGAKVGVLNAGDGQHEHPSQGLLDLFTICCILDSNNPRLSLLEGKKIAIVGDILHSRVARSNIWSLTASGAEVHLAAPPTLLPQLFAECGENRPGKLFLHYSVEPALQDADFVMTLRLQKERMEQNLLPSLREYHQLFGITRERLKMCKSNVKVLHPGPVNRGVEISSDLMDDPEFSLISQQVTSGVAVRMALLYLMGGGKAEK
- a CDS encoding molybdenum cofactor biosynthesis protein MoaE, with translation MSVSVLRFLSEITSYPGDNFAMTFAPLSLQDVYALADDPGNGAVVVMSGTVRNQTDGKPVVFLEYQAYEPMALRVFAQIAAEIRVRWPDVRRVVIHHRTGKLEIGEISVLVAVGCPHRGEAFEACRFAIDTLKHNAPIWKKEHWQDGSSNWVSIGACILGGSC
- a CDS encoding pentapeptide repeat-containing protein, which translates into the protein MDAEELLRKYATGERDFAGVDLSGIVLIKTYDDELIGRYQIREDSWPDGAILRGINLSGANLEGANLQKVDLMGANLSGANLAGANLHGARLNEALLSGANLREAVLCWARLRETNLSKAVLEWANLGGAYLNGAVLQRAKLRGAHLSTDECIDVDFSGADMREASCSFCSPRERCNFSKVNWNRAQMQQCMFVDCDFTKVSFRKARILEVTFLRCNLAGVNRMGILAPECYMKDSIHPNGKWVSYCSLQPSQ
- the mgtE gene encoding magnesium transporter yields the protein MLTQEKAISFSAIADLNQLKLQLNSQPAVDVGEYIAELPPERRALAFRLLSKAQAIDVFEYLPPEVQEELLEALHDVQVCQIMEAMSPDDRAALFDELPARLVKRLLQQLSPSERQATATILGYDEDTAGRVMTTEYVRLREGLTVQEALEKMRKSDQDKESIYYAYVTDDNRKLVSVVSLRQLLFSIPTAKIKDIASDRVIKARTEMPQEEVARLLKRYDLIALPVVDREERLVGIVTIDDVIDILEEEATEDIQKLAGVSGGDEAALSPPLITIQKRLPWLVGNIGLYIGAASAIAPFQQVISVVPVLAVIMPILSNASGNVAIQALSVTVRGLGVGEVTPSDTLQILRKELLAGVGTALALGFSLGILSLIWSPANERWVSIVAALVMAINVFVAATMGTLLPMGLKRVNLDPALISGPLLTTLLDAVGFLTFLSLISLALQIVR
- a CDS encoding DNA-3-methyladenine glycosylase, translating into MNPTHSNRIVDHLWLARPSTEVAPDLLGCVLVRQFPDGTLIRGTIVETEAYGPEDPACHAYRQRSKRNEVMFGPAGLAYIYLIYGMYHCLNIVTDKQNIPSAVLIRALQLETLPPWIDLQKNRKLHRTAAGPGKLCKVLLIDLSLNGTKLDNGQPFWLEHRTNEFQQNLDHQNITFTQTTRIGISQGKEFPWRWYITRCPAVSQFG